A genome region from Anaerohalosphaeraceae bacterium includes the following:
- the rpsI gene encoding 30S ribosomal protein S9, whose translation MWGTGRRKTSVARVRLKPGTGKIEINGRPLEEYFLLEKDREAVRAPLAAVNGLQSFDVIVNVKGGGTTGQADAVKLGIARALKDYDPSLLKVLRDGDFLTRDSRMVERKKAGKPGARRSFQFSKR comes from the coding sequence GTGTGGGGAACAGGACGCCGAAAAACCTCCGTTGCACGGGTTCGCCTCAAACCCGGCACCGGAAAAATTGAGATTAACGGCCGTCCGCTCGAAGAGTATTTTCTGCTCGAGAAGGACCGCGAAGCGGTTCGCGCCCCGCTGGCGGCGGTCAACGGTCTCCAGTCGTTTGATGTGATTGTCAACGTCAAAGGCGGCGGGACAACCGGTCAGGCCGACGCCGTCAAGCTTGGAATTGCCCGGGCATTGAAAGATTATGACCCGTCTTTGCTGAAAGTCCTCCGCGACGGCGATTTCCTGACACGGGACAGCCGAATGGTGGAAAGAAAGAAGGCCGGAAAGCCCGGCGCCAGAAGGAGTTTCCAGTTCTCCAAGCGTTAA
- the argC gene encoding N-acetyl-gamma-glutamyl-phosphate reductase, giving the protein MVRVAIIGASGYTGLEAIEILLRHPQTELTYLTALPEECGPAAEVFGQLRGRLDMPIEPLDMNKLAEKAEAVLCCLPHKVSMGFVPKLLAAGLKVVDFSADYRLRDAAVYEKYYVPHTDKENLAHAVYGLPEMNRKQISSARLIANPGCFPTGALLALLPVLREGLIQPKGIIVNAVTGVSGGGKNPSPVFHFPAMNENLLPYGVGTHRHMPEMEQVASDAAGKPVEILFQPHVGPFDRGILSSVYGEPTKAVTSAQLLELYRSFYQNEPFVQVLSKPPALKHVAKSNYCHLFPTVVKGRLVIFSAIDNLIKGASGQAIQNLNLLYGFEETLGLK; this is encoded by the coding sequence ATGGTTCGTGTTGCGATTATCGGGGCCAGCGGCTACACAGGTCTGGAAGCCATTGAGATTCTGCTGCGTCATCCTCAGACTGAATTGACCTATCTGACGGCGCTGCCGGAGGAGTGCGGGCCGGCGGCGGAGGTTTTCGGACAGCTCCGAGGGCGGCTGGATATGCCCATCGAGCCGCTGGATATGAACAAACTGGCGGAAAAAGCCGAGGCGGTGTTGTGCTGCCTGCCGCATAAGGTCTCGATGGGATTTGTCCCCAAACTGCTGGCGGCGGGGCTGAAGGTTGTGGATTTCAGCGCCGACTACCGCCTCCGCGATGCGGCCGTGTATGAAAAATATTATGTACCGCATACGGATAAGGAAAACCTGGCTCATGCAGTGTACGGTCTTCCGGAGATGAATCGAAAGCAGATTTCCTCCGCCCGGCTGATTGCCAACCCCGGCTGTTTTCCGACCGGCGCCCTGCTGGCTTTGCTGCCGGTGCTCCGCGAAGGCCTGATCCAACCCAAGGGAATTATTGTGAATGCCGTCACGGGGGTTTCCGGCGGCGGGAAAAATCCGAGCCCTGTATTTCATTTTCCGGCAATGAACGAAAACCTGCTGCCGTACGGCGTCGGGACCCATCGCCATATGCCGGAGATGGAGCAGGTCGCCTCCGATGCGGCCGGCAAGCCCGTGGAAATCCTCTTTCAGCCCCATGTCGGACCGTTTGACCGCGGCATCCTTTCTTCGGTTTACGGAGAACCCACAAAGGCCGTCACCTCCGCTCAGCTGCTCGAACTCTATCGGTCTTTTTATCAGAACGAGCCGTTTGTCCAGGTTCTCTCCAAACCGCCGGCGCTCAAACACGTGGCCAAGAGCAACTACTGCCATCTTTTCCCCACGGTTGTGAAGGGCCGTCTTGTGATTTTCTCGGCCATTGACAACCTGATTAAGGGGGCCTCCGGTCAGGCGATTCAAAATCTCAATCTTTTGTACGGGTTTGAAGAGACCCTCGGACTGAAATAA
- the ribD gene encoding bifunctional diaminohydroxyphosphoribosylaminopyrimidine deaminase/5-amino-6-(5-phosphoribosylamino)uracil reductase RibD, which produces MDAEQAMRRALELARQGLGRVEPNPAVGCVIVKDGRLIGEGWHREFGGPHAEIEALCDCRRRGNDPRGAVVYVTLEPCCFTGKTGPCTKALIGAGVAKVIAAMEDPFPKVSGRGFQELRQAGIFTEAGLCRKEAESLNAPYLKHIRTGRPWVILKWAQSLDGKLARRNPSETGRWISNEACRRHVHQLRRKVQGILTGIHTILEDNPQLTVRLDEPVRRPPVRIVLDSQLRIPWDCRVLSVQEAPTWVFTTHASFQIEPEKVFRLRQAGVEILEAGQKEQRCDLEDVLDQAGKRGLQQILVEAGPTLLRAFLKQNLADEVFIYIAPVLLGQAGVADLSAAISSLGPLELRQPTVQIFEDNVLISARLSSG; this is translated from the coding sequence ATGGATGCAGAACAGGCCATGCGGCGGGCGCTGGAGCTGGCGCGGCAGGGACTGGGGCGAGTCGAGCCGAATCCGGCGGTCGGGTGTGTGATTGTCAAAGACGGCCGGCTGATTGGCGAAGGCTGGCATCGGGAATTTGGGGGGCCGCACGCCGAAATCGAGGCCCTTTGCGACTGCCGCCGGCGGGGAAATGACCCGCGGGGGGCCGTAGTCTATGTGACCCTTGAGCCCTGCTGCTTTACCGGAAAAACCGGCCCCTGCACGAAAGCCCTTATAGGAGCCGGTGTTGCCAAAGTAATTGCCGCGATGGAAGACCCGTTCCCAAAGGTCAGCGGCAGGGGATTCCAAGAACTTCGGCAGGCAGGGATTTTTACAGAGGCGGGGCTGTGCCGAAAAGAGGCCGAATCGCTCAACGCTCCCTATCTGAAGCATATCCGAACCGGCCGGCCCTGGGTGATCCTCAAATGGGCCCAGAGTCTCGATGGGAAACTGGCCCGCCGAAATCCCTCCGAAACGGGACGATGGATTTCCAATGAAGCGTGCCGACGGCATGTGCATCAGCTCCGCCGAAAAGTGCAGGGGATTTTGACGGGAATTCACACCATTCTGGAGGATAATCCCCAACTGACCGTCCGGTTGGATGAGCCGGTTCGAAGGCCTCCTGTTCGAATTGTTCTGGACAGTCAATTACGGATTCCCTGGGATTGTCGAGTTTTAAGTGTTCAGGAAGCCCCGACATGGGTGTTTACAACCCATGCTTCCTTTCAGATAGAGCCGGAAAAGGTTTTTCGACTCCGGCAGGCAGGGGTGGAGATCTTGGAGGCCGGTCAGAAGGAACAGCGGTGTGATCTGGAAGATGTGCTGGACCAGGCAGGCAAACGGGGGCTTCAGCAGATTCTGGTCGAAGCCGGTCCGACTCTGCTGAGGGCGTTTCTCAAACAGAATCTGGCGGATGAAGTCTTCATCTATATAGCTCCGGTCTTGCTTGGGCAGGCCGGGGTTGCGGATTTGTCGGCGGCGATATCCTCGTTGGGGCCGCTGGAGCTTCGGCAGCCGACCGTTCAGATTTTTGAGGATAATGTTCTGATTTCCGCCCGTCTATCGTCCGGCTGA
- a CDS encoding bifunctional riboflavin kinase/FAD synthetase, translating to MRILSDADIKELAPKGAVLTIGNFDGVHRGHQAILRTARQAADRLGVPLAVMTFDPHPAAVLHPEKSPGVLTPLPLKAFLLEQCGADVLIVIRDTLSLLNQSPKEFVSRFLVPSFAPRAIVEGPNFTFGYGRSGTLQTLREFGLESGFDVLEVPYTTVHLNQDQRSVTCSSSTVRRLLEDGKAAHAAQILSRPYRLVGTTIPGRGIGRTLGFPTANLKPAEQIIPSEGVYAGFVAVGDSLEEVCRQPARRPAAFSIGRAKTFVTDHPLLLEAHLLESNVEDLSRKYLAMDFVEWLRNQQRFESREDLIRQIALDCQKARQILSDSAGR from the coding sequence ATGCGAATTTTGTCCGACGCAGATATAAAAGAGCTGGCGCCGAAAGGGGCCGTTTTAACAATCGGCAACTTCGATGGGGTTCATCGGGGCCATCAGGCGATTCTTCGAACGGCTCGGCAAGCCGCCGACCGGCTCGGTGTTCCGCTGGCTGTTATGACCTTTGACCCGCATCCGGCGGCGGTCCTTCATCCGGAAAAAAGCCCCGGTGTCCTGACTCCCCTGCCGCTGAAGGCCTTTCTGCTGGAGCAGTGCGGGGCGGATGTGCTGATTGTGATTCGAGATACCCTTTCCCTTCTGAATCAGTCGCCGAAGGAGTTTGTGAGCCGATTTCTTGTGCCATCTTTTGCACCCCGGGCCATTGTCGAGGGGCCCAATTTCACATTCGGCTACGGGCGAAGCGGAACCCTGCAAACTCTCCGGGAGTTTGGGCTGGAATCCGGCTTTGATGTGCTTGAGGTTCCCTACACCACCGTTCACCTGAACCAGGACCAGCGCAGCGTTACTTGCTCCAGCTCCACCGTCCGCCGGCTTCTCGAAGACGGCAAGGCGGCCCACGCTGCCCAAATTCTCTCACGCCCGTATCGTCTTGTCGGGACAACCATCCCAGGACGAGGCATCGGCAGAACCCTTGGTTTCCCAACCGCTAATCTCAAGCCCGCAGAACAGATTATCCCTTCGGAAGGGGTCTATGCCGGCTTTGTCGCTGTGGGAGATTCTCTGGAAGAGGTCTGCCGTCAGCCGGCTCGAAGACCAGCGGCCTTCAGCATCGGACGGGCCAAGACATTTGTGACCGACCACCCTCTTCTGCTGGAAGCCCATCTGCTCGAGTCGAATGTTGAGGACCTAAGCCGAAAATATTTAGCGATGGACTTTGTCGAATGGCTGCGCAATCAGCAGCGTTTTGAATCGCGGGAGGACCTCATCCGTCAAATCGCCCTCGACTGCCAGAAAGCCCGGCAGATTTTGTCCGATTCAGCCGGACGATAG
- a CDS encoding RidA family protein, with protein MRKAIQTERAPKAIGPYSQAVQVGQTLYISGQLGIDPAAGRLVDGGTAEQARQALLNIQAIAAAAGFSMQDVVQVQIFLADMTDFAAVNEVYKTFFQEPYPARAAVQAAGLPAGARIEILAVAQKAAGLSIRRPGPSAARAAEHPYADEYL; from the coding sequence ATGCGGAAAGCGATTCAGACGGAACGGGCCCCGAAGGCAATCGGACCGTATTCGCAGGCGGTTCAGGTCGGACAGACCCTGTACATATCGGGACAGCTGGGTATTGACCCGGCCGCCGGACGGCTTGTGGACGGCGGGACTGCCGAGCAGGCCCGTCAGGCCCTTCTTAATATTCAGGCGATTGCTGCGGCGGCCGGTTTTTCCATGCAGGATGTCGTGCAGGTCCAGATTTTTCTGGCGGATATGACCGATTTTGCCGCCGTCAATGAGGTGTACAAGACCTTTTTCCAGGAACCGTATCCGGCCCGGGCCGCCGTCCAGGCGGCTGGGCTGCCCGCAGGTGCACGCATTGAAATTTTGGCCGTAGCCCAGAAGGCTGCCGGTCTTTCCATCCGGCGTCCGGGCCCGTCCGCCGCGCGGGCCGCCGAGCACCCGTATGCGGATGAATACCTTTGA
- a CDS encoding DUF4954 family protein produces the protein MNQPNQYRPLQEKEIEVLTAQGCTALNWNQIKVTDGFNPAFVHHVHFSGAVHLGAFEPVSVEEAGIPRPVGLYHLTLQDVSIGDNVRISGVRDVIANYTIEEGVWIEDVASLQCDSQSAFGNGTLAAVVNENGKRAIPLFERLSSQLAYLLAMYRHRPQLLERLRHLINDAIEETKTPRGWIRKNAKILHCGVIHDVCIGPSARIEGAVLLENGTIRSDLSDPTYVGPGVIANDFILCEGSRVRNFVILRRCFVGQGTELSRSFTAQDSVFFANCSMGQGQAYSMFAGPFTVSQHKSTLLIAGLCSFFNAGSGTNQANHMYRLGPNQQGIFERGVKTGSGAFLAWPARIGAFSVVLGRHNEHLDTSDLPFSYIIERPGESVLYPGQNLANIGLIRDQIKWRQRDVRKAPTKLDAVISDVMTPYIARKLKRGIQLLADLLSRNPSEAESVRHQGLKICMPQRGLELYRWALQQYLGRVLIRRLSSQKFISLIDLREKLTGTVNLGEGDWIDCGGLIAPAAFLETLLFDIEEERIDTIAAVEMRLQSLFKNYAEYEWAWVKENLEAELGKTVRQWTIGDLLRILDDTRNASRQIVLAQTEDAKKEFEPVMQIGYGIDDPEQFASEDFAAVCGTLEQDPIIQTFQSQLDQENKTIEQLTEKLKALQ, from the coding sequence ATGAATCAGCCGAACCAATATAGACCCCTTCAGGAAAAGGAAATTGAGGTCCTCACCGCCCAGGGATGCACCGCCTTGAACTGGAACCAAATCAAAGTAACCGACGGTTTCAACCCCGCCTTTGTCCATCATGTTCATTTTTCGGGGGCTGTTCACCTCGGGGCTTTTGAGCCGGTTTCCGTCGAGGAAGCCGGCATTCCCCGGCCCGTCGGCCTTTATCATCTGACCTTACAGGATGTCTCCATCGGCGATAATGTTCGGATCAGCGGCGTCCGGGATGTCATTGCCAACTATACCATCGAGGAAGGCGTGTGGATTGAAGACGTTGCATCTCTTCAATGTGACAGCCAAAGCGCCTTCGGCAATGGAACCCTTGCCGCCGTGGTCAATGAAAACGGCAAACGGGCAATCCCCCTCTTCGAACGGCTTAGTTCTCAATTGGCCTACCTGCTGGCTATGTATCGGCACCGTCCCCAGCTCCTTGAACGCCTCCGCCATTTAATCAACGATGCTATTGAGGAAACGAAAACTCCAAGGGGATGGATACGCAAAAATGCAAAAATTCTTCATTGCGGCGTCATTCATGATGTCTGCATAGGACCGTCGGCCCGGATTGAGGGGGCGGTTCTGCTGGAAAACGGAACCATCCGCAGCGACCTGTCCGACCCGACCTATGTGGGTCCGGGTGTGATTGCCAACGACTTTATCCTCTGTGAAGGCAGCCGCGTGCGGAATTTTGTGATTCTTCGGCGGTGCTTTGTCGGCCAGGGTACAGAGCTGTCCCGTTCGTTTACCGCCCAGGACTCGGTATTTTTCGCCAACTGTTCGATGGGACAGGGCCAGGCCTATTCAATGTTCGCCGGGCCGTTCACGGTCAGCCAGCACAAATCCACCCTGCTCATCGCAGGTCTGTGCAGTTTCTTCAACGCCGGCAGCGGCACCAATCAGGCCAACCACATGTATCGGCTCGGCCCGAATCAGCAGGGCATCTTTGAACGCGGCGTAAAAACCGGTTCCGGGGCTTTCCTTGCCTGGCCGGCCCGAATCGGCGCTTTTTCCGTCGTGCTCGGACGACACAACGAACACCTCGACACCTCCGACCTGCCCTTCTCCTACATCATTGAACGTCCAGGCGAAAGCGTGCTGTATCCGGGACAGAACCTGGCGAACATCGGGCTCATCCGTGACCAGATAAAATGGCGTCAGCGCGATGTACGCAAGGCCCCGACCAAACTCGATGCAGTAATCAGCGACGTGATGACTCCGTACATTGCCCGCAAGCTCAAACGGGGGATTCAGCTCCTTGCCGATCTGCTCAGCCGGAATCCTTCCGAGGCCGAGTCTGTTCGGCATCAGGGACTGAAAATCTGTATGCCCCAGCGGGGTCTGGAATTGTACCGCTGGGCACTTCAGCAGTATCTGGGACGCGTGCTGATTCGCCGTCTGTCTTCGCAGAAGTTTATTTCCCTGATAGACCTGCGGGAAAAACTCACCGGAACCGTCAATCTCGGCGAGGGAGACTGGATTGACTGCGGAGGGCTGATTGCGCCGGCCGCCTTTCTCGAAACGCTGCTGTTCGATATCGAAGAAGAACGCATTGACACGATTGCAGCGGTGGAAATGCGGCTTCAGTCTCTGTTTAAGAATTATGCCGAATATGAATGGGCGTGGGTGAAGGAAAATCTGGAGGCCGAACTGGGCAAGACCGTCCGTCAATGGACGATTGGGGATTTGCTGAGGATTCTGGACGATACGCGAAATGCATCACGGCAGATTGTGCTGGCCCAGACCGAAGACGCCAAAAAAGAATTCGAACCCGTCATGCAGATCGGCTACGGGATTGACGATCCGGAACAGTTTGCGTCGGAGGATTTTGCCGCCGTGTGCGGAACGCTGGAGCAGGACCCCATTATCCAGACATTCCAGTCGCAGCTGGATCAGGAAAACAAGACCATCGAGCAGCTGACGGAAAAACTCAAAGCCCTGCAGTAA
- a CDS encoding PP2C family protein-serine/threonine phosphatase: MTQKIGRISETEIPQNIQNTLSPDIAEQLEMAGRVQRNFLPSRLPNTEHFHFAALFRPAEWVSGDIYDARRLDEKHIGFYIADAVGHSIPAALLTIFIKQAMVMRQTYEHSWQIFPPKQVISNLNLKMIEQELQGCLFSTACYFLLNCKTLEARWARAGHPYLILIRDGKPKLLESRGGLLGVFEQTQFEEKCIQLCPGDKLLLYSDGAEPLIGTGKDTEFCFHFSFLDLCTLPVDELIAALDHLADTFKSAPGQKDDITALALQVI, translated from the coding sequence ATGACCCAAAAAATTGGCCGGATTTCGGAAACGGAAATCCCACAAAACATCCAGAACACGCTGTCGCCGGACATCGCTGAACAGCTCGAGATGGCCGGCCGTGTCCAGCGCAACTTTCTGCCGTCCCGGCTTCCGAATACAGAACATTTTCACTTTGCCGCCCTCTTTCGCCCTGCTGAATGGGTCTCCGGTGATATTTACGACGCCCGCCGGCTGGATGAAAAGCATATCGGCTTCTACATTGCCGATGCGGTCGGCCACTCCATACCCGCCGCCCTGCTGACCATTTTCATTAAACAAGCGATGGTCATGCGGCAGACCTATGAGCACAGCTGGCAGATTTTTCCGCCCAAACAAGTCATCAGCAACCTGAACCTGAAAATGATAGAACAGGAACTCCAGGGGTGTCTGTTTTCAACCGCCTGTTATTTCCTGCTGAACTGTAAAACCCTCGAGGCCCGATGGGCCCGCGCCGGACATCCTTATCTGATTCTTATCCGCGATGGAAAACCCAAACTTCTCGAATCCCGCGGCGGCCTGCTCGGCGTCTTTGAACAAACCCAGTTTGAGGAAAAGTGCATCCAGCTGTGCCCGGGCGATAAACTGCTGCTCTATTCCGATGGTGCCGAACCGCTCATCGGTACCGGCAAAGATACCGAATTCTGTTTCCATTTCTCCTTTTTAGACCTCTGCACGCTGCCCGTGGACGAATTAATTGCCGCCCTCGACCATCTGGCCGACACCTTCAAATCCGCTCCCGGACAAAAAGATGACATCACGGCTCTCGCCCTCCAAGTCATCTAA
- a CDS encoding YggS family pyridoxal phosphate-dependent enzyme, whose product MSTIAERIQTIQKNIEAACRRSGREPEQVQLILVTKTASMAAIQEVIRLGFTDLGENRVQHLKQIADEVDAFLKQQAENPSFPKQVRWHMIGHLQRNKVKQTLQICNYIHSVDTLRLAEEINTVAAKLDHHPNVLLQVNCSEEPQKYGAPVGAAVHLAEQIASMPNLRLIGLMTMAPLTMNKEVVRACFARCREIFEEIRAENIAGAKFKHLSMGMSQDYEIAVEEGATILRIGSAVFA is encoded by the coding sequence ATGAGTACCATTGCAGAACGCATTCAGACCATTCAGAAAAATATCGAGGCCGCCTGCCGCCGAAGCGGACGCGAGCCCGAACAAGTCCAGCTTATCCTCGTCACCAAAACCGCCTCTATGGCCGCCATTCAGGAGGTTATCCGGCTCGGGTTTACCGACCTGGGCGAAAACCGCGTCCAGCACCTAAAGCAAATCGCGGATGAAGTGGACGCCTTTCTTAAGCAGCAGGCAGAAAATCCTTCCTTCCCCAAACAGGTCCGCTGGCATATGATCGGCCATCTCCAGCGCAACAAAGTCAAGCAGACTCTGCAAATCTGCAATTACATCCATTCGGTTGATACTCTTCGCCTGGCCGAAGAAATCAACACTGTCGCCGCCAAACTCGACCACCATCCCAACGTCCTCCTTCAGGTCAACTGCTCGGAAGAACCCCAGAAATACGGCGCCCCTGTCGGAGCGGCCGTTCATCTGGCCGAACAGATTGCCTCCATGCCTAATCTGCGTCTTATCGGACTAATGACCATGGCCCCTCTGACAATGAATAAGGAGGTTGTCCGGGCCTGCTTTGCCCGCTGCCGCGAAATCTTCGAAGAAATCCGCGCAGAAAATATCGCCGGCGCCAAATTCAAGCACCTGAGCATGGGGATGAGCCAGGATTATGAAATCGCGGTCGAGGAAGGCGCCACCATCCTCCGAATCGGCTCGGCCGTCTTCGCGTAA
- a CDS encoding DNA topoisomerase IV subunit A, which yields MAHSSSKKSAPQPSEKKQKTAANSPVLRRIIANARDVYEKIEKNQKPTMSTPIRSLANVKYIPQKGHFEMVGKTKRRTLTVSTVKTFAQTLKMMALSKELIETDDMATKREAYYISKNWGKAGFDEQPESDTIMDDIEAMFGVNREQLKFVPEEKGGDVAGRLFVIDKDAQGRKLRIDCTKFGSGAYSIPVAVEDLQFESKAKFILAIETAGMFQRLVKYDYWDKADCILVSMGGVPTRAARRFIRRLSDELKIPVYAFVDGDPYGYFNIYRTLKVGSGNAAHLNEFFCVPQATFLGVTPQDIKDYQLPTHPLKDVDIKRAKDALKNDPFVKHHKPWQIAINQMLSMGVRVEQQAFAKHGLDFVVNEYLPAKLKDPSRFLP from the coding sequence ATGGCTCATAGTTCGTCGAAAAAATCGGCCCCCCAGCCGTCAGAAAAAAAACAAAAAACCGCCGCCAATTCGCCGGTCCTGCGGCGAATCATCGCCAATGCGCGTGACGTCTATGAAAAAATCGAAAAAAACCAAAAGCCGACGATGAGCACGCCCATCCGCTCCCTGGCCAACGTCAAATACATCCCGCAGAAAGGCCATTTTGAAATGGTCGGCAAGACCAAACGCCGCACCCTGACCGTCAGCACCGTCAAAACCTTCGCCCAGACCCTCAAGATGATGGCCCTCTCCAAAGAGCTCATTGAAACCGATGATATGGCTACCAAACGAGAGGCCTACTACATTTCCAAAAACTGGGGCAAAGCCGGCTTCGATGAACAGCCCGAGTCCGACACCATCATGGATGACATCGAAGCCATGTTCGGCGTCAATCGCGAACAGCTTAAGTTTGTTCCTGAAGAAAAAGGCGGCGATGTCGCCGGACGCCTGTTCGTCATCGACAAAGATGCGCAGGGCCGCAAACTCCGCATCGACTGCACCAAGTTCGGCTCCGGGGCCTATTCCATCCCCGTCGCCGTTGAAGATCTGCAATTCGAGAGCAAGGCCAAGTTTATCCTGGCCATCGAAACCGCCGGTATGTTCCAGCGTCTGGTCAAATACGACTACTGGGACAAAGCCGACTGCATCCTCGTCAGCATGGGCGGAGTTCCCACGCGGGCGGCACGCCGCTTTATCCGCCGGCTCAGCGACGAGCTGAAAATCCCCGTGTATGCCTTTGTAGACGGCGACCCGTACGGCTACTTCAACATCTACCGAACCCTCAAGGTCGGGTCCGGAAACGCCGCCCATCTGAATGAATTTTTCTGCGTCCCGCAGGCCACCTTTTTGGGCGTTACGCCGCAGGACATCAAAGACTATCAGCTGCCGACCCATCCGCTCAAAGACGTGGATATCAAACGAGCCAAGGACGCCCTGAAAAACGACCCCTTCGTCAAGCACCATAAACCCTGGCAAATCGCCATCAATCAGATGCTCAGCATGGGTGTGCGTGTCGAGCAGCAGGCCTTTGCCAAACACGGCCTGGATTTTGTGGTCAATGAATATCTGCCGGCAAAGCTTAAAGACCCCTCTCGGTTTCTGCCTTGA